A portion of the Drosophila sechellia strain sech25 chromosome 2R, ASM438219v1, whole genome shotgun sequence genome contains these proteins:
- the LOC6608863 gene encoding uncharacterized protein LOC6608863, which yields MAGDFPPSVIRIWMDKLKKGVGLPATVLERSLLNLMSAESASLSVKNATEQGILVARAGGGRSKRLTLAFCQKVTRLPYSPNDPFCFECHLPGVVKKCISCVRSFHEKCQRQDPEKPNYSVPSDKGQPYQFPVNESDDEPLNNTQNLEIPQTPRPLLDHNSNIDQTLLATTDFLKHENFEWDDDVFFVCEQKGARQRKLPRIKDELQSSLDSDEGSDLERCTHCRLLALAALHNPPQLDKQELGCLLKYSWDQHHSWISMDVAKYMAKNWNERDKALVKRVLFKTKILGLRDIEQNIAAEKYTYLTEFLMDLLDLQHNMAMFFGRKSVEYNATKWLMRDVTHDIREIRRCPDCFRYSNEASLSDLWFAKPCLQRHELVFAKQVGSPPWPAKVMSVSKRQPIKYDVRFFGGTHSRALISERDITPIESDIQSYIKPRNSRALSAAIRELQCHMMLSHYSASLFGFHADPTVAENLIKVALSHCTESTETSASGKRGRPPTPATPGVARRRRLNNTTSNTASPVPIRGIPDSVAYDSLTAEVQQANNDLLKCRIELSATQKKLAEVKRKQWCYHCLDEAVFNCCFTASYCSVECQRRDKRRHQASCQVTH from the exons ATGGCAGGCGATTTTCCTCCTTCAGTCATCCGTATTTGGATGGACAAGCTGAAAAAGGGCGTTGGGCTGCCGGCGACAGTTCTGGAGCGTTCCCTGCTCAATTTAATGAGTGCAG AGTCAGCCAGTTTGTCGGTGAAAAATGCCACGGAGCAAGGCATACTGGTGGCCAGAGCAGGCGGCGGACGGTCCAAGCGTCTGACCCTCGCCTTTTGTCAAAAAGTGACCCGGCTGCCCTACTCACCAAATGATCCGTTTTGCTTCGAGTGCCATTTGCCCGGAGTCGTTAAGAAATGCATATCCTGCGTTCGCTCCTTCCACGAGAAATGCCAGCGACAGGACCCGGAGAAGCCCAATTATTCAGTGCCCTCGGACAAGGGTCAACCTTACCAGTTCCCCGTCAACGAATCGGACGATGAGCCCCTGAACAACACTCAGAACTTGGAGATCCCCCAAACGCCGAGGCCCCTGCTCGATCATAATAGCAACATCGATCAGACTTTGCTAGCCACTACGGATTTCCTGAAGCACGAGAATTTCGAGTGGGACGACGACGTCTTCTTTGTGTGCGAACAAAAGGGCGCGCGCCAACGAAAGCTGCCCAGGATCAAGGACGAGCTACAGAGCAGCTTGGATAGCGATGAGGGCAGCGATCTGGAGCGCTGCACCCACTGCCGCTTGCTCGCCCTGGCCGCTCTCCACAACCCACCGCAACTCGACAAGCAGGAGCTGGGCTGCCTATTGAAGTACTCCTGGGACCAGCATCACTCCTGGATCTCTATGGATGTGGCCAAGTACATGGCCAAGAACTGGAACGAACGCGACAAGGCGCTGGTTAAGCGGGTCCTCTTCAAGACAAAGATTTTGGGTCTGCGCGACATCGAGCAAAACATAGCGGCGGAGAAGTATACGTACCTAACAGAATTCCTAATGGATCTGCTCGATCTGCAGCACAACATGGCCATGTTCTTTGGGCGGAAGAGCGTTGAGTACAATGCCACCAAGTGGCTGATGAGAGATGTGACGCACGACATCCGAGAAATCCGTCGTTGCCCCGACTGCTTCAGATATTCCAACGAGGCCAGCCTGTCGGATCTCTGGTTCGCCAAGCCATGTCTTCAGCGGCACGAGTTGGTATTTGCCAAGCAGGTGGGCTCACCACCGTGGCCTGCAAAG GTGATGAGCGTCTCCAAGCGTCAGCCCATCAAGTACGATGTCCGCTTCTTCGGTGGCACTCATTCCCGGGCCCTCATCTCAGAACGTGATATTACTCCCATCGAGTCGGACATTCAATCGTATATCAAACCACGGAACTCCCGAGCTCTGAGCGCTGCGATAAGAGAACTGCAGTGTCACATGATGTTGTCCCACTATTCCGCCTCGCTATTTGGCTTCCATGCAGATCCCACCGTTGCCGAGAACCTCATTAAGGTGGCTCTATCCCACTGCACGGAGTCAACGGAAACGAGTGCGTCCGGCAAACGAGGACGCCCTCCGACTCCAGCCACTCCCGGCGTTGCAAGGAGGCGACGGCTCAATAACACCACTTCAAATACCGCATCGCCGGTGCCCATTCGTGGGATTCCTGACTCCGTAGCATATGATAGTCTAACCGCCGAAGTACAGCAGGCGAATAACGATCTCCTAAAGTGCCGGATAGAGCTCTCGGCCACGCAAAAGAAGCTGGCTGAAGTGAAAAGGAAGCAGTGGTGCTACCATTGCCTGGATGAGGCCGTTTTTAACTGCTGCTTCACTGCGTCCTACTGCAGCGTAGAATGCCAGCGACGTGATAAGAGACGCCACCAAGCATCCTGCCAAGTTACTCATTAG
- the LOC116800542 gene encoding uncharacterized protein LOC116800542: protein MAIKLKLCVAFQLICIYYLTEVYSLVEFSNVQCEYLDKDFALFEYCYLKSVNRSYKYVSLKVKLLKLPITKTKVQFGLYKRLHGYKPFLYNMTLDACRFLKSGNPNPIALYFYNLFKDFSNINHTCPYNHDIVLDKMSYHSINYKLTKILPFPEGNYKLEVHWIATLIEL, encoded by the exons ATGGCAATCAAGCTGAAATTGTGCGTTGCTTTTCAGTTGATTTGTATATATTATCTCACAGAG GTTTATTCCCTGGTGGAATTTTCAAACGTACAGTGCGAGTATCTTGATAAAGACTTTGCCCTATTTGAATATTGCTATCTGAAATCTGTGAACCGATCTTATAAATATGTTTCCCTCAAAGTTAAACTACTAAAGCTACCCATAACCAAAACTAAG GTGCAATTTGGTCTCTATAAACGCTTGCATGGCTATAAGCCTTTTCTCTACAATATGACTCTTGACGCGTGCAGATTTCTAAAATCCGGAAATCCAAATCCGATTGCTTTGTATTTTTACAATCTCTTCAAAGATTTTTCCAACATAAACCACACCTGTCCCTATAAC CATGATATTGTGCTGGATAAGATGTCGTATCATAGTATAAATTATAAGCTCACCAAAATTCTACCCTTTCCGGAGGGAAATTATAAGCTTGAAGTGCATTGGATAGCGACATTGATCGAGCTATAA